The genomic window CTTTTAGATTGAAACGAGTTTTAATTTAACAATATAAAACGCTGGAAGAAGGTTGAAATGTTTTCGCAGGGAAGCTCGGAAAAAAACATCAAGAGTCACAGCAAAGCCCAGAGCTTTCCTGCTAAAACATTTATCAATCATCTTTCGGCATGACAGCCCCTTTCAGGAGAACAGCAACATGCCTTTAAACAAGGAACAGAAAACAACAATTATTACCGATTACAAACTACATGAGACCGATACCGGATCTTCGGAAGTGCAAATCGCTCTTCTGACCAAGCGTATCACGGATCTCACGGAACATTTTAAAACCCACGGGAAAGATCATCATTCTCGAAGGGGTTTATTAAAGCTCGTCAGCCAACGGCGTAAATTGCTCGATCATCTCAATGAAGAAGACAGTAAACGATATCAAACTATCATTGCGCAATTAGGCATCAGACGATAACCAGAGTATTGGAGAAAAATTAATGGAAAAAGTAGAAATAGAAATTGATGGAAAAAAAATAAGCCTGGAGGCCGGTGATCTGGCAAGGCAGGCCGGCGGTACAGTGATTGCCCGGCTGGGAGACACAATGGTTCTGGTAGCGGCCACCATGGCCAGCAAACCGAGAGAAGGCATCGACTTTTTTCCTCTGACGGTTGATTTCAGAGAAAAAACTTACGCCGCAGGAAAAATCCCTGGAAGTTTTTTCAAGAGAGAAGCCCGTCCGGGCGAACTGGAAACCCTCACTTGTCGATTGATTGACCGCCCTATCCGGCCCTTGTTCGATGATGGGTTTATGAATGAAACACAAGTCATCTGCATGGTCATTTCTCACGACCAGGAAAACCCCGCCGATGTCGTCGCCTTAACCGGCGCATCCGCAGCGCTTCTCATTTCAGACATTCCCTTTAATAACCCCATAGCCGGTGCGCGTGTTGGTCGTATCGATGGGAATTTCGTGTTCAACCCAACCTACGAGGAAACCGCGAAAAGCGATCTCAACCTGGTAATGGCGGGCACGTCGGATGGAATCGTCATGGTGGAAGCAGGCGCCAACGAATTGAGCGAAGATATCATGATGGATGCTCTTGAATTCGGGCACGAGCGGATTAAAAAAATCATCGATATTCAGAGACAATTGCATGGCCTGATCAGTAAAGAAAAAGCCAAAGTTGAAAAAGCAGAGATCTGTGAAGAACTCCAAAAGAAAGCCATCGACCTGGTTCGCGACAAACTGGTATCTGCAATGGATATTTCCGGAAAAAAAGAACGCACTGATGCGGTCAAGGACTTGCGTGCGACTCTGGAAACCGAGCTCAACCCTGAAGGCTGCGGGGACTTAAAAGGCATTCTTGGCAATCTTTTTCACGATATCGAAAAAGAGGTCGTACGGACTCTGATTCTCGACAAAAGCTATCGTGTGGATGGCCGTGGACTTTCAGATATTCGTCCCATCACCATTCAAACCGGTTATATTCCACGAGCTCACGGGTCGTCCGTATTCACCCGTGGTGAAACCCAGGCGCTCGTCAGCACCACACTCGGTACATCCGTGGATGAACAGCGAATGGACAGTCTCGAGTTTAAGGGGACGAAACGATTTCTGCTACATTACAACTTCCCCGCTTTCTGTACAGGCGAAGTCAAATTCATGGCAGGTCCCGGCAGACGGGAAATCGGGCATGGCATGTTAGCGGAACGTTCGCTGATCCCCATTTTGCCTTCCAAAGAGGATTTCCCTTACACCATTCGCATCGTTTCCGAGATTCTGGAGTCCAACGGATCTTCCTCAATGGCATCGGTCTGCGGAGGTTCCCTCTCCCTGATGGATGCAGGTGTTCCCATCAAGGCACCTGTAGCGGGAATCGCTATGGGTCTGATTAAGGAAGGCGACCGCTCCGCGATTCTTTCCGATATCCTCGGATCAGAAGATCACCTGGGTGATATGGATTTCAAGGTTGCCGGGACAAAAGATGGAATCACCGCTTTGCAAATGGATATTAAAATCGGCGGGCTGGACAAGGAACTCATGGGCCGGGCCTTGGCACAGGCCAAGGAAGGTCGCTTGCACATATTAGGGGAAATGGATAAAGCCCTCTCGGCTTCCAGAGAAGAGATGTCGGTGTATGCACCGCGCATTGTGACCATCAAGGTTCCCAAGGATAAAATCCGCGATATCATTGGCGCAGGGGGCAAGGTGATTCGAGGAATCATCGAGAAAACCGGCGTCACTATCGATATCAACGATGACGGCATCGTATCCATCGCCTCCACCGACAAGAAGGCGTCGCAGGCGGCCATTGATATCGTCAATAGCCTGATCCAGGAAGTTGAGGTAGGAAAAATATACCTCGGCAAGGTCAAGAAGATCGTTGATTTTGGGGCTTTTGTGGAGATTCTCCCTGGCACCGATGGCCTGGTGCACATATCTCAGATTTGCGACCGGCGAATTAAGAGCGTGACGGATGAGATTCAGGAAGGCGATGAGATCAAGGTCAAAGTGATCGACGTCGACTCTCAGGGAAAGGTTAAGCTCAGCCGTAAGGAAGCTCTCAAAGAGGAAGCATCTGGAGTCGCTTAAAGCTCACAGGCTTTACCGCACTCTTTCAGACACGAAATTTTAACAAAAATCCAATCGCCTTTTTATAAGGCGGTTGGATTTTTTTGTGATTTTTTTAAAAAGAAATCTTCCAGTCCTTGAGTCCTTCAAGGCTCTGATAATGGGTGAGGTCAGAATGTATCGGGGTGATGGAAATATGGTTTCTTGAGACCATGACGCAATCAGTCCCTTCATCCACTTCATTGAGCCGCATTTCTCCCGCCAACCAGTAGTAGGTGTTGTTGCGCGGGTCCACCCGTTTGTCGAAAGTTTCTATGACTCTCGACTTTCCCTGGCGGGTGATGGCCACCCCTGCAATCTCATTTCTGGGCACTGCGGGAACGTTGATATTCAAGGAAATGCCTGTCGGCAACCCCTTTTTCAGCAATAGAGGAACAAGTTTCCGGACAAATTCTGCAGCAGGGATGAAATCGGGTTCTACAAATGTGTTGAGCGAAACCGCTATTGCCGGAATACCCATGAGCGCCGCTTCCGTGGCCGCCGAGACCGTACCGGAATAGATGGCGCACGTTCCCAGATTGCCTCCCAGATTGATTCCCGATATCACCAGCTCCGGCGGTTCATCGAGTAGAACGGTGACCGCTATTTTAATACAGTCTGCAGGTGTCCCATTGACTGCATAGCCGACGAGTT from Nitrospinota bacterium includes these protein-coding regions:
- the rpsO gene encoding 30S ribosomal protein S15 produces the protein MPLNKEQKTTIITDYKLHETDTGSSEVQIALLTKRITDLTEHFKTHGKDHHSRRGLLKLVSQRRKLLDHLNEEDSKRYQTIIAQLGIRR
- the pnp gene encoding polyribonucleotide nucleotidyltransferase, which translates into the protein MEKVEIEIDGKKISLEAGDLARQAGGTVIARLGDTMVLVAATMASKPREGIDFFPLTVDFREKTYAAGKIPGSFFKREARPGELETLTCRLIDRPIRPLFDDGFMNETQVICMVISHDQENPADVVALTGASAALLISDIPFNNPIAGARVGRIDGNFVFNPTYEETAKSDLNLVMAGTSDGIVMVEAGANELSEDIMMDALEFGHERIKKIIDIQRQLHGLISKEKAKVEKAEICEELQKKAIDLVRDKLVSAMDISGKKERTDAVKDLRATLETELNPEGCGDLKGILGNLFHDIEKEVVRTLILDKSYRVDGRGLSDIRPITIQTGYIPRAHGSSVFTRGETQALVSTTLGTSVDEQRMDSLEFKGTKRFLLHYNFPAFCTGEVKFMAGPGRREIGHGMLAERSLIPILPSKEDFPYTIRIVSEILESNGSSSMASVCGGSLSLMDAGVPIKAPVAGIAMGLIKEGDRSAILSDILGSEDHLGDMDFKVAGTKDGITALQMDIKIGGLDKELMGRALAQAKEGRLHILGEMDKALSASREEMSVYAPRIVTIKVPKDKIRDIIGAGGKVIRGIIEKTGVTIDINDDGIVSIASTDKKASQAAIDIVNSLIQEVEVGKIYLGKVKKIVDFGAFVEILPGTDGLVHISQICDRRIKSVTDEIQEGDEIKVKVIDVDSQGKVKLSRKEALKEEASGVA
- the surE gene encoding 5'/3'-nucleotidase SurE, yielding MILLSNDDGFNAPGLQALRAEIAKISDVVVVAPETEQSAVGHAITLSSPLKTRKVTENGKLVGYAVNGTPADCIKIAVTVLLDEPPELVISGINLGGNLGTCAIYSGTVSAATEAALMGIPAIAVSLNTFVEPDFIPAAEFVRKLVPLLLKKGLPTGISLNINVPAVPRNEIAGVAITRQGKSRVIETFDKRVDPRNNTYYWLAGEMRLNEVDEGTDCVMVSRNHISITPIHSDLTHYQSLEGLKDWKISF